In the genome of Streptomyces sp. Q6, the window AGCCAGACGATGCCGCCCGTCGCGGCGAGCCCCGGCAGGCCGAACACGGCCCACTTCTTCTGGCCGAGGGTCAGGCGCCGGGAGAGGTAGACGACGGCCCAGCCGAGCAGCAGCGCGAGGACGTTGCCCAAGGCCGCGCCGGCCACGAGCGCGACGGCCGCGAGCAGCAGGAGCGGGTTGGTCCAGCCGCCGACGGGACCGAGACGGGGCAGTGTCCGCCTCGGTCCCGCGACCTCGACGGCTTCGTCCTCCTCCTCGTCCTGCGCTGCGGGCTCGGGCTCGGCGGCCGGCTTCTTGCGCAGGTCGGGGGCGTTCCGCTTCGGCGGCGGTTTGAGGATGTCGGGGATCTCGACGCCGCCCGTGAACCCGGGCACGACATCGGTCTCGGCCGCTCCGCCGGGCCCGGTGTCGCCGACGGTCCGCCACCAGTCCATGTCCACGTCGGACGAGCCGAGTTCGTCGGTCCCGGCGAGGTGCGGCGGCGACGGCGCGTCGCGGTCGGTGTCCCGTACGGGTTCGGGGGCGGGGTCGCGACGCGGGCGCGGCACGATCTTGCGCAGGCCGCCGCTCCGGCCGGTCCGCTGCTCGGGCACCTCCGGCGCGAACGCGACGGGCGCGCCGCCACCGCCCGTACCGGCGCTCTCGCCCGCCTCGGTGACGATCCGGTCCGGGCTGCCCAGGTGCCCCAGGATGCGGCGCACGGCGGCGGGGCTGTCCACGGTGACCTTGGCGCGGCGCCGGTCGATCTCGTTGCGCAGCTCGGAGACCAGGCGCATCCGGGTCTGGGACGGCAACTGGCGCTGCTGGGCCAGGTCCCCGACCCTGCTCAGATAGTCGAAGACGATCTGGTCGCTCTCGATCCCCACGAAGTCCCCTCCGGGGCGGTGCGGTTGACGTCCCGACGGTATCGCGCCCCCGCGGCTTCCGGGCACCCGGCCGCGGGACAACACCGCCCGATTCGCCCGGGATCACCTACAGTCACCTCCCGTGACCGTTCGCACACGCACCATCGCCCACCTCCTGCTCGCCGTGTCCGTCGCGGCGTTCGTGACGCTCTGCGTCGCCCAACACGCCCCGATGGCCGACACGTTGGTGTACCGCGCGGAGGGGGCCGCGGCGGCGCGCGGGGACGGCGGCGCCGGGCTGTACGGGTTCACGGTGACGCGGTGGCAACTGCCCGCCACCTACCCGCCGTTCGCGGCGCTGCTGTTCGTGCCGGCGGCCTGGCCGCCGCTCGCCGCGCTCAAGGCGGTGTGTCTCCTCGGCAACATCGCGCTGCTCGCCCTCCTGGTCCACCTGTCCTGCCGGGCGGCGGGGCTGCGGCCGACGCGGGCCTCGGTCTGCGCGGTCACGGCGGGCGCCCTGTGGCTCGAACCGGTCTTCCAGACCGTCCTGTTCGGGCAGATCAACCTGGCGCTGGCCTGTCTGGTCCTGTGGGATCTGAACCGGCCGGACGGGGCCCGCGGCAAGGGCCTCGCGCTCGGCGTCGCGATCGGGGTCAAGCTCACCCCGGCCGTCTTCGTCGCCTACCTGCTGCTCACCGGGCGCCGCCGCGAGGCGGGCCGCGCCGCGCTCGGATTCGCCGGGACGGTGGCGGTCGGCGCGACCGTACTGCCGTACGCGACCTGGGAGTTCTGGACCCGGCGGCTGTTCGAGACGGGCCGGGTGGGCAAGGCGTGGATCGTCGACAACCAGTCCTTGCAGGGGCTGGTCGCGCGCGTCCTGCACACGGCGGAGCCGGGCGCGCTCTGGGCGGTCCCGGCGGTGCTCGCCGGTGCGGCGGGCCTGTACGCGGCCCGCACCGCCCGTACCCCGGCGCGCGGGATCGCGTACACGGCGCTGACCGGGCTGCTCGTGTCGCCGGTCAGCTGGTCCCACCACTGGGTGTGGTGCGTGCCGCTGCTGGCCGTGCTGTGGGCGGAGGGGCGGCGCCGTACGACCGTGGCGCTGGCCCTCGTCTTCACGGCGCGCACCATGTGGCTGCTGCCCCACCAGGGAGACCTGGATCTCCAACTGGACTGGTGGCAGCAGCCGTTGGCGTCCCCCTATCCGCTGCTGGGGGTCGCCTTCGTCCTCGCGGGGTGCCGTCAGCCGTCGGCGAGCAGTTCGTCCGCGTCGACGATCCGGTACGCGTAGCCCTGCTCGGCCAGGAAGCGCTGGCGGTGGGCCGCGAAGTCCTGGTCGATGGTGTCGCGGGCGACGACGGAGTAGAAGCGGGCCTCATGGCCGTCGGCCTTCGGGCGCAGGACGCGGCCGAGGCGCTGTGCCTCCTCCTGCCGGGAGCCGAAGGTGCCCGACACCTGGATCGCGACGGTCGCCTCGGGCAGGTCGATGGAGAAGTTCGCGACCTTGGAGACGACGAGGACGGAGATCTCGCCCTGGCGGAACGCCTCGAAGAGCTTCTCGCGGACCGCGTTCGTCGTCTCGCCCTTGATGACCGGGGCGTCCAGGTGGGCGCCCAGTTCGTCGAGCTGGTCGATGTACTGCCCGATGACGAGGGTCTGCTCGCCCGCGTGCTTGCGCACGAGCGCCTCGGTGACCTTCCGCTTCGTCGCCGTCGTGGCGCAGAACCGGTACTTCTCCTCGGCCTCGGCGGTGGCGTACGCGAGCCGCTCGGAGTCGGTGAGATTGACGCGGACCTCGACGCAGTCGGCGGGCGCGATGTATCCCTGCGCCTCGATCTCCTTCCACGGCGCGTCGAACCGCTTCGGCCCGATCAGCGAGAAGACGTCCGACTCGCGCCCGTCCTCGCGCACGAGGGTGGCGGTGAGTCCGAGACGGCGGCGGGCCTGGAGGTCGGCGGTGAACTTGAAGACCGGCGCGGGCAGCAGGTGCACCTCGTCGTAGACCACCAGGCCCCAGTCGCGGGAGTCGAAGAGTTCCAGGTGGGGGTAGATCCCCTTCCGCTTCGTCGTCAGCACCTGATAGGTGGCGATGGTGACGGGGCGGATCTCCTTCTTCGTGCCGCTGTACTCGCCGATCTCCTCCTCGGTGAGCGAGGTGCGCTTGACCAGCTCGTGCTTCCACTGGCGGGCCGAGACGGTGTTCGTGACGAGGATCAGGGTCGTCGCCTTGGCCTGCGCCATCGCGCCGGCGCCGACGAGCGTCTTGCCCGCGCCGCAGGGCAGGACGACGACGCCGGACCCGCCGTGCCAGAAGCCCTCCACGGCCTGCTTCTGGTACGGGCGCAGCGACCAGCCGTCCTCGTCGAGTTCGATGGGGTGCGCCTCGCCGTCGACGTATCCCGCGAGGTCCTCGGCGGGCCAGCCCAGCTTGAGGAGCGTCTGCTTGATCTGGCCGCGCTCGGAGGGGTGCACGGCGACGGTGTCGGCGTCGATGCGGGCGCCGACCAGCGGCTGGATCCGCTTGGAGCGCAGGATCTCTTCCAGGACCGGCCGGTCGGTGGAGGTCAGGACGAGCCCGTGGGCCGGGTGCTTGGAGAGCGTGAGGCGGCCGTAGCGGTCCATCGTCTCGGCGATGTCGACGAGCAGCGCGTGCGGCACGGGGTAGCGGCTGAACTCGACGAGCGCGTCGACGACCTGCTCCGCGTCGTGGCCCGCGGCCCGCGCGTTCCACAGCCCGAGCGGCGTCAGCCGGTAGGTGTGGATGTGCTCGGGCGCCCGCTCCAGCTCGGCGAACGGGGCGATCACGCGGCGGCAGGCGTCGGCCTGCTCGTGGTCGACCTCCAGGAGCAGGGTCTTGTCCGACTGGACGATGAGTGGACCATTCACGCGTGGCACCCTTCCGTTCGGCCTCGGGCGTTCGGCCAAACGTCCAGTGTGCCGCATGACGCGGGGTGCGCGGCGTGACGGGAGTCCGCCGGTGGGCCACCGCCGTCCGCCCGGGGTGCGCGGGCGGGGCTCGGGCGGCGGGCCCTCAGGTCGCGTCCGGCTCCAGCTCGGCGACACCGGTCACCCGGTGCAGCGGATACGTACGGACCTCGTCGGCCGTGTGGTCGTACGCGGTGACGAAGCCGCCCTCGACCCGGATCGGGGCGATGACGCGCTGGCTGGCGGCCCCCTCGGCGTTGACGTAGCCGATCCACAGGCTCTCGCCCGTCATGACCGCGGCCTGCATCGTGGCGAGGGTGTCGGCGGCGGTGGTGCGCGGCAGCGCGCTGCCTCCCGGGTGGGCGGGCACGGCCGCCTTGCGCGGGGTGGTGGCGGCCATGTCGCCCGCTCTGATCGACCGGATCGCGGCGTCGAGGAGGGGGCCGTCGGGCAGCGGCGGGCCCTCGGGGACCGGCTCGGGGGCGGTGCGCGGCGGGGTGCGGCGGGCGTGGGCACGGGTGATCATGACGTCGCCGTCGGGGGTCTCGGCGGCGGGCGCGAATCCCATCGCGCGCAGCCCTTCGAGGAGCGTGCCGGGGTCGGCCTGGGCGGCGAGGACCGTGGGGGCGAGGCGGCGCAGGCGCAGGGCGGCGGACCGCGAGTCGGCGAGGATCTCGCCGAGCACGGCGTCGTCGTCGCAGCGCACGTAGGCGGAGGCGGCGCCGATCCGCAGGTGTCCGTGGCGGCGGGCCACGTCGTCGATGAGGTAGGCGAGCGGCTGCGGGACCGGCGTACGGGAGTGCGCGGTCAGGAAGGTGTGCAGGTCGGAGGCGGTGCGGCCGGCGTCGAGGGCGCGGCGCACCGAGCCCGGCGTGAACCGGTAGACGGTCGCGCCGCCCTTCGACTCGACGTCGGCGAGGACGGCGAGGGTCTCCGCGAGCGGCCGCTCCAGCGGGCCGGGGGCGACGGCGGTCAGGTCGGCCTGGAGCAGGACGTGGTCGAGCGGCTCGGGCAGCAGGGGGCTGAGGAGTTTCTCGGCGCGGGCGGCGGCCTCGGCGGGGGTGGCCGCGGCCCCGGTGTCGTCCGGGGAGGCGCCGAGCAGGGCCCGGCCGTGCGCGGAGAGCGCGCCGCGTCCGGTGACGCCGAGCAGTTCGGCTTCCTCCAGCGTCCAGCGGGCGAGCCGGGTCCGCAGGTCGAGGGCGCCCGGCGAGGGCCTCTCCCAGGTCAGCCGGTCGGTCACGGACTCGGGGTCGGGCGCGGCGCCTTCCGGTAGGTCCGCCACCAGGCCGAGCACCCGGCGCCGCACTTCCGGAGCCGCGCTTCGGTCCAGGTGGGGGCCGAGCGCGGACAGCGTCCGGTCTTTCCCGTCGCGCCCGCCGACCAGACCAGGGGTGCGGGTCGCCGCGAGCCACGCCGCCGCGAGCCGGGTCCAGCGCTCGGCCGGGGGCCGCTCGGACCACTCGTCGTAGGCGGGTGTCGCCGCGAACCGCTCGTCGGCCTCGCCGTCGGACGCCAACAGGCCCGCCGCGTAGGCGAGTTCGACCCAGAAGGCGGCGACCTGCTCGGACGTGTCGAGGGCCGTCGCGGTGCGCTTGAGGTCGCGCACGCTCAGACCGCCGGCCCGCAGCACGGCCGGACCGCCCTCGTCCCAGTCCTTGAGGAGCTCCTCGACGGTGTCGAGCGCCGTGTGCGCCTGGGCGGCCGCCGCCGCGTCCACCACCTGTGGACGGTGGGTGGCCTTCTCCCGCACGTCGGGGGCGAGGGGCTCCAGGGTCCGGTGCGCCCGGCCGCCGCGCAGGTGCAGGGCCACTTCGCGGGGCAGCACGACGGTGCCCGGGTTCGTGGGCACGAGCAGCGCCCGGTCGAGCAGCCAGCGCAGGTGTGCGGCGGGCCGTGCGGTGACCTGCCCGTACGGGGGTCCCCACACGAGCCGGTTCAGTACGTCGACGGATTCGGCCGGGGCCTCGTCGAGCAGCGCCGACATCCGGTCGGGGGAGGTGAACAGCTGCGTGAGCGCGGCCACCGCCGAGACCGGGTCGTGGGTGGAGGAGAGTCCGGCCGCCACGACGATCTCCTGGATGCGCCCCGGCGACATGCCCGAGGTCGCCTCGGCCACGGTCGGCCCGAGGCCCGTCGGGGAGGGGTGCTGCGGAGTCGGAGCGAGCAGCTCACGCGCGGTCCGCACCAGACGCAACTGATCGTCGCCGCCCCACACCAGGGCCTGTTCCCGCAGGGTGGCGACGGCACCCGGCAGGACGTCGGCGGTGCGCTCGCCGGGCAGCAGCGCGAGCAGTTCGGCATACGTCGCCGGCTCGGGCCCCACCGCGAGCGCCTGCGCCACCTGCTGCGTGAACCGGTCCAGATGATCCAGGGCCCGGATGACGGAGGCGCGGGTCCCGGCCCGGGTGGCGAGCTGTGTCAGGTCGTTCGGCACGGGCCCGAGCAGATCGGGCCGGGCCCGCAGGAGCCGCGCCAGTGAGGCGTCGTCCCGGGCGCGGAGCGCTTCCGCGAGGGACCGGGGGGCTGCCGGCTTCTGCTCGTTGGGGCTCATCTGGTCCACGGTAGCGGGTGGGTTCCCGGGGTCACGTCCCCGCGACGCCGGGTGAGCCGCCCGAGCTCCCGCGGTGAGACGGCGACAGGCCCGGGGCAGGGCCCCGGGCCTCGGTCGCGTCCGCGACAGGATCCGCCGGACAGACCTTAGAAGCCGGCCCGGAACCGCCGCAGCCGCAGGCTGTTGGCGACCACGAAGACCGAGGAGAAGGCCATGGCCGCCCCCGCGATCATCGGGTTCAGGAGGCCCGCCGCGGCGAGCGGCAGCGCCGCCACGTTGTAGGCGAACGCCCAGAACAGGTTCGAGCGGATCGTGCCCAGCGTCTTGCGGGAGAGCCGGATCGCGTCGGCCGCCGACCGCAGGTCACCCCGTACGAGGGTGAGGTCGCCGGCCTCGATCGCCGCGTCCGTGCCGGTGCCCATGGCCAGGCCGAGGTCCGCCTGGGCGAGCGCCGCCGCGTCGTTGACGCCGTCGCCGACCATGGCCACCGAACGCCCTTCCTTCTGGAGGCGCTTGACGACGTCGACCTTGTCCTCGGGCAGGACCTCGGCGAAGACGTCCGCCGCGTCGATGCCGACCTCGGCGGCGACGGACCGCGCGACCGCCTCGTTGTCCCCGGTCAGCAGCACCGGGCGCAGCCCGAGCGCGCGCAGCCTGCGGATCGCGTCGGCGCTGGTGTCCTTCACCGCGTCGGCGACCTCCAGGACCGCGCGGGCCTCCCCGTCCCAGGCCACCGCGATGGCCGTACGGCCTGCCGCCTCGGCCGCCGCCTTGGCGCGGGCCAGTTCGACGGGCAGGTGGATCTCCCACTCGGCGAGCAGCTGCTCGCGTCCGACGAGGACCGCGTGGCCCTCGACGATGCCCTGGACACCGAGCCCGGCGACGTTCGCGAAGTCCTCGGGGGCGGGCAGTTCACCCGCGTACCCGGCGGCGACGGCGCGCGCGATCGGGTGCTCGGAGGAGTGCTCCAACGCCCCGGCGAGGCGCAGGACTTCCTCCGTGTCCGTACCGTCCGTGACGTGCGTGGCGAGCAGCGTCATGCGGCCCGTGGTGACCGTGCCGGTCTTGTCGAGGACGATCGTGTCGACCTCGCGGGTCGTCTCCAGGACCTCGGGGCCCTTGATGAGGATGCCGAGCTGGGCGCCGCGGCCGGTGCCGACCATGAGCGCGGTCGGCGTGGCGAGCCCGAGGGCGCAGGGGCAGGCGATGATCAGGACGGCGACGGCGGCGGTGAACGCGGCGGTCAGTCCCGCGCCGCTGCCGAGCCAGAAGCCGAGCGTGGCGACGGCGAGCGCGATGACGACGGGCACGAAGACGGCGGAGATCCTGTCGGCGAGCCGCTGGGCGGCGGCCTTGCCGTTCTGCGCGTCCTCCACCAGCCGGGCCATCCGGGCGAGTTGGGTGTCGGCGCCGACCCGGGTGGCCTCGACGACGAGGCGGCCGCCGACGTTGAGCGTGGCGCCGGTGACGGTGTCGCCGGTCGCGACCTCGACGGGCACGGACTCGCCGGTGAGCATGGCGGCGTCGACGGCGGAGGAGCCCTCGACGACCGTGCCGTCCGTGGCGATCTTCTCGCCGGGCCGTACGAGGAAGCGGTCGCCGACCTTCAACTCGCTCACGGGGACGGTCTCTTCACGTCGTCCGTCGCCCCGGAGCACGGTGACGTCCTTGGCGCCGAGTTCGAGCAGGGCCTTCAGCGCGGCGCCCGCCTTCCGCTTGGAGCGCGCCTCGAAGTAGCGGCCCGCGAGGATGAACGCGGTGACGCCGGCGGCGGCCTCCAGGTAGATGTTCCCCGCGCCGTCGCCGCGCTCGATGGTGAACTCGAAGGGGTGCGTCATGCCGGGGGTGCCGGCCGTGCCGAAGAACAGCGCCCACAGCGACCAGAGGAACGCGGCGGACGTGCCGATCGAGATCAGCGTGTCCATCGTGGCGGCGCCGTGCCGCGCGTTGGTGAACGCCGCCTTGTGGAAGGGCCAGGCCGCGTAGGTCACGACCGGCGCGGCCAGCGTCAGGGACAGCCACTGCCAGTACTCGAACTGGAGGGCCGGGATCATCGCCATCGCGACGACGGGTACGGAGAGGACGACCGCGGTGATCAGCCGCTGCCGCAGCGGCCGCAGCTCGTCGGCGTCGGCGGCCCCGTCCGCCTCGCCGCCACCGGAAGCGGCCGGGGGCGTGGGCTCCTGTGCCGTGTACCCGGTGGCCTCGACGGTCGCGATGAGGTCGGCGACGTCGACGCCGTCCGCGAAGGAGACCTTCGCCTTCTCGGTCGCGTAGTTGACGGTCGCCTCGACGCCGTCCATGCGGTTCAGCTTCTTCTCGATGCGGGCGGCGCACGACGCGCAGGTCATGCCGCCGATGGCGAGTTCCACCTGCGCGGGTGGGGCGACGGTGTGCGCCGACATGAGGCCTCCTCGGTGATGGAATACCCCGGCCGGGTACCCCTCGACGAGATCCATTTATACCCCTAGGGGGTATCGGGGGCAAGAGGATTCCGGACTTGACTTCATACCCCCTGGGGGTATCTTCGTTGTCACGGGCCGCCCGGCCCGCCCCCTCCGGACCCGGGAGTCGTCATGCGCACTGGACTGAAGATCACCGCCTTCGCCGCCGGCGTCGCCGCCACGTTCGGCACCGCGTACGGAGTGGGGAGCGGGGTCGGCCCCGTCACCGCACAGGAGCGCCCGGCGCGGGCCCACGGGGACGAGGGCGGCCACGGCGGCCACGAGGAAGGCACCGGAACCGACGCCGCGACCGGGGCCACGGCCGCGAGCACGACGCCCGGCGGCCTCCAGGTCTCCGAGCGCGGCTACACGCTCGACCTCGCGCGGGACCGGCTGCCCGGCCGGACCGGCGAGATCCGTTTCACCATCCGCAAGGACGCCACCGGCAAGCCCGTGACCGCGTACACGAAGGAGCACGGCAAGGAGCTGCACCTGATCGTCGCCTCGCGGGACCTGACCGCGTACCGGCATCTGCATCCCGTACGGGCCGCGGACGGCACCTGGTCGACGCCGGTCTCACTGCCGAAGGCGGGCGACTACCGGGTCTTCGCCGACTTCACACCGCGTGGCGAGAAGGAGGGGCTCACCCTCGGCGCGGGCCTGGGGGTCGCGGGCACCTATGCTCCGGCTCCGCTCCCCGAGCACGCGGACACCGCGAAGGTCGCGGACGGGTACGAGGTGAAGGTCGACGGGGAGCTGCGGGCGGGCGCGGCGAGCGCGCTCACGCTCAGCGTCAGCAAGGACGGCCGTCCCGTCACCGATCTGGAGCCGTACCTCGGCGCGTACGGGCACCTGGTCGCGCTGCGCTCGGGCGACCTCGCGTACCTTCACGTTCACCCGCATGACGGCAGGCCGGGCCCGGAGGTTTCGTTCACCGCGACCGCGCCGAGCACGGGGACGTACCGCCTCTTCCTGGACTTCAAGCACGACGGCGAGGTCAGGACGGCTGCGTTCACGGTGCACGCGGCGTAGGCTGGGCGGGACATTGGACTAGACCTATCGGCGTACGTGTGAGGGGCCTCATGAGCAAGCGGGCAGTCCTGGAGGTGATCGCCCTCGACGCCGAGGACGCGATCGCCGCCCAGGCCGGGGGCGCGGACCGGCTGGAGCTGGTCACGGACATGGCGGCCGACGGCCTGACCCCGTCCGTGGAGACGTTCGCGGCGATCCGCGCGGCCGTGGACATCCCGCTGCGCGTGATGCTGCGCCTCGCCGACGGCTTCGCGGCGGGTGACGTGGACGCCCTGACCGGCGCCGCGCGCGCTGCGCGCGGCGGGCGCGGACGAGTTCGTGCTCGGTTTCCTGGACGAGCAC includes:
- a CDS encoding glycosyltransferase 87 family protein translates to MTVRTRTIAHLLLAVSVAAFVTLCVAQHAPMADTLVYRAEGAAAARGDGGAGLYGFTVTRWQLPATYPPFAALLFVPAAWPPLAALKAVCLLGNIALLALLVHLSCRAAGLRPTRASVCAVTAGALWLEPVFQTVLFGQINLALACLVLWDLNRPDGARGKGLALGVAIGVKLTPAVFVAYLLLTGRRREAGRAALGFAGTVAVGATVLPYATWEFWTRRLFETGRVGKAWIVDNQSLQGLVARVLHTAEPGALWAVPAVLAGAAGLYAARTARTPARGIAYTALTGLLVSPVSWSHHWVWCVPLLAVLWAEGRRRTTVALALVFTARTMWLLPHQGDLDLQLDWWQQPLASPYPLLGVAFVLAGCRQPSASSSSASTIRYA
- a CDS encoding helicase C-terminal domain-containing protein, which codes for MSPNEQKPAAPRSLAEALRARDDASLARLLRARPDLLGPVPNDLTQLATRAGTRASVIRALDHLDRFTQQVAQALAVGPEPATYAELLALLPGERTADVLPGAVATLREQALVWGGDDQLRLVRTARELLAPTPQHPSPTGLGPTVAEATSGMSPGRIQEIVVAAGLSSTHDPVSAVAALTQLFTSPDRMSALLDEAPAESVDVLNRLVWGPPYGQVTARPAAHLRWLLDRALLVPTNPGTVVLPREVALHLRGGRAHRTLEPLAPDVREKATHRPQVVDAAAAAQAHTALDTVEELLKDWDEGGPAVLRAGGLSVRDLKRTATALDTSEQVAAFWVELAYAAGLLASDGEADERFAATPAYDEWSERPPAERWTRLAAAWLAATRTPGLVGGRDGKDRTLSALGPHLDRSAAPEVRRRVLGLVADLPEGAAPDPESVTDRLTWERPSPGALDLRTRLARWTLEEAELLGVTGRGALSAHGRALLGASPDDTGAAATPAEAAARAEKLLSPLLPEPLDHVLLQADLTAVAPGPLERPLAETLAVLADVESKGGATVYRFTPGSVRRALDAGRTASDLHTFLTAHSRTPVPQPLAYLIDDVARRHGHLRIGAASAYVRCDDDAVLGEILADSRSAALRLRRLAPTVLAAQADPGTLLEGLRAMGFAPAAETPDGDVMITRAHARRTPPRTAPEPVPEGPPLPDGPLLDAAIRSIRAGDMAATTPRKAAVPAHPGGSALPRTTAADTLATMQAAVMTGESLWIGYVNAEGAASQRVIAPIRVEGGFVTAYDHTADEVRTYPLHRVTGVAELEPDAT
- a CDS encoding heavy metal translocating P-type ATPase translates to MSAHTVAPPAQVELAIGGMTCASCAARIEKKLNRMDGVEATVNYATEKAKVSFADGVDVADLIATVEATGYTAQEPTPPAASGGGEADGAADADELRPLRQRLITAVVLSVPVVAMAMIPALQFEYWQWLSLTLAAPVVTYAAWPFHKAAFTNARHGAATMDTLISIGTSAAFLWSLWALFFGTAGTPGMTHPFEFTIERGDGAGNIYLEAAAGVTAFILAGRYFEARSKRKAGAALKALLELGAKDVTVLRGDGRREETVPVSELKVGDRFLVRPGEKIATDGTVVEGSSAVDAAMLTGESVPVEVATGDTVTGATLNVGGRLVVEATRVGADTQLARMARLVEDAQNGKAAAQRLADRISAVFVPVVIALAVATLGFWLGSGAGLTAAFTAAVAVLIIACPCALGLATPTALMVGTGRGAQLGILIKGPEVLETTREVDTIVLDKTGTVTTGRMTLLATHVTDGTDTEEVLRLAGALEHSSEHPIARAVAAGYAGELPAPEDFANVAGLGVQGIVEGHAVLVGREQLLAEWEIHLPVELARAKAAAEAAGRTAIAVAWDGEARAVLEVADAVKDTSADAIRRLRALGLRPVLLTGDNEAVARSVAAEVGIDAADVFAEVLPEDKVDVVKRLQKEGRSVAMVGDGVNDAAALAQADLGLAMGTGTDAAIEAGDLTLVRGDLRSAADAIRLSRKTLGTIRSNLFWAFAYNVAALPLAAAGLLNPMIAGAAMAFSSVFVVANSLRLRRFRAGF
- a CDS encoding DNA repair helicase XPB → MNGPLIVQSDKTLLLEVDHEQADACRRVIAPFAELERAPEHIHTYRLTPLGLWNARAAGHDAEQVVDALVEFSRYPVPHALLVDIAETMDRYGRLTLSKHPAHGLVLTSTDRPVLEEILRSKRIQPLVGARIDADTVAVHPSERGQIKQTLLKLGWPAEDLAGYVDGEAHPIELDEDGWSLRPYQKQAVEGFWHGGSGVVVLPCGAGKTLVGAGAMAQAKATTLILVTNTVSARQWKHELVKRTSLTEEEIGEYSGTKKEIRPVTIATYQVLTTKRKGIYPHLELFDSRDWGLVVYDEVHLLPAPVFKFTADLQARRRLGLTATLVREDGRESDVFSLIGPKRFDAPWKEIEAQGYIAPADCVEVRVNLTDSERLAYATAEAEEKYRFCATTATKRKVTEALVRKHAGEQTLVIGQYIDQLDELGAHLDAPVIKGETTNAVREKLFEAFRQGEISVLVVSKVANFSIDLPEATVAIQVSGTFGSRQEEAQRLGRVLRPKADGHEARFYSVVARDTIDQDFAAHRQRFLAEQGYAYRIVDADELLADG